One genomic segment of Sminthopsis crassicaudata isolate SCR6 chromosome 4, ASM4859323v1, whole genome shotgun sequence includes these proteins:
- the LOC141541205 gene encoding nephrocan-like: MLSTLSFNTLSSLVNLQNLVLDGNNVESLIGPFKLPHLKHLSIENNKLHFLSGNFFSSLQSLQFLSLSGNSLTKIPNDLPKSLFCLKLERNQLQEVRFRDMKHLENLSRLFLSTNSLSSIEGAHFLPNLTILEISQNQLQTLPFQLPTRLQKLDCSNNLIQRIRLQDFQDLRDLKHLFLDNNMVSLFEVGALQRCVQLSNLALEQNLLLSIPLRLPNTLSRLDLKGNAIKDIGEQELKDLKQLQVLNLRNNKISALDLKVLESLPRLRHLYLDGNPWNCTCNLLRARQVLMAKGTDVRGGQCASPAERRGEIWMSSKSIMRHCEGHSYLTEKSKEIRKKPEDHSSIMNMDDDYYDYEID; encoded by the exons ATGCTGTCCACTCTCTCCTTCAACACACTCTCCTCCCTTGTTAATTTACAGAATTTGGTGTTAGATGGCAACAATGTGGAATCTCTGATTGGCCCCTTTAAACTTCCTCACTTAAAACATCTGAGTATAGAGAATAACAAACTACATTTCCTATCAGGGAACTTCTTTTCATCTCTTCAATCTTTGCAATTTCTTAGTTTAAGTGGCAACTCACTGACTAAAATCCCTAATGACTTGCCAAAGTCTCTGTTTTGTTTAAAGCTGGAGAGAAACCAGCTACAAGAAGTAAGATTTCGAGATATGAAACATCTAGAGAACCTTTCTCGTCTTTTCCTTTCTACCAATTCACTTTCTTCTATTGAGGGAGCCCATTTCCTTCCTAATTTAACAATATTAGAGATATCTCAAAATCAATTGCAGACATTGCCCTTCCAATTGCCAACAAGGCTACAGAAACTTGATTGTAGTAATAATCTGATTCAGAGAATAAGGCTTCAAGACTTCCAGGATCTGAGAGAcctaaaacatttatttctaGACAACAACATGGTCAGCTTATTTGAGGTGGGAGCTCTTCAGAGATGTGTTCAGCTTTCTAATCTGGCCCTGGAACAGAACCTTCTGCTGTCAATACCTCTCAG GCTTCCAAACACTTTATCCAGGCTAGATCTAAAAGGAAATGCCATAAAAGATATTGGTGAGCAAGAGCTAAAAGATCTGAAGCAGCTACAGGTTCTGAATCTTCGAAACAACAAGATATCTGCATTGGATCTCAAAGTCCTGGAAAGTTTACCTCGGCTGAGACACCTCTATCTGGATGGAAACCCTTGGAACTGTACTTGTAACCTTCTCAGGGCTAGGCAGGTCCTGATGGCCAAGGGAACTGATGTGAGAGGAGGGCAATGTGCATCCCCagcagaaagaagaggagaaatctGGATGTCATCAAAGAGTATCATGAGACACTGTGAGGGCCATTCCTATTTAACTGAGAAAAGCAAAGAGATCAGGAAGAAACCTGAGGACCACTCTAGCATTATGAACATGGATGATGACTATTATGATTATGAAATAGATTAA